The nucleotide sequence TTTACCGCAGCCAGGCCAGCCTGGCGCCGGGCGTCAAGGTGCGCATGTCCACTAAGGCCCTGCCCCACGCCGGCATTGGCGTCAAAGCCTATTCCTGGGCCACCTCGCCACTGCGCCGCTATGTGGACCTGGTCAACCAGTGGCAGATCATTGCCTGCGCCCGCCATGGCAAGACCGCAGCCCTGGCTGCCCCGTTCAAGCCCAAGGATGCCGAGCTGTTCGGCATCATCAGCAGCTTTGACGGTGCCTACAGCGCCTACAACGGTTATCAGGCCGGCATGGAGCGCTTCTGGACGCTGAAGTACCTGGAGCAGAACGGCATTACCGAGCTGACAGCGAGCGTATTCAAGGAAGGCCCCAATGGCTCCTTCCTCGTGCGCGCCGACAATCTGCCGCTGGTGCTGCCGGTGCTGGGTGCGCAGAATCTGCCACGCGGCGCGCATGTGCGCATCAAGCTGGGCGAGATTGACGAAATCTCGCTGGATATCTCGGGCACGCTGATTGAGCGACTGGATACCGAAGCCCAAGCGCAGGTCGAAGGCGACGACAGCGGCGAAGACGATGATGACGACGCCGTGGCCGGCCCCATCTCCATTGCCGTGGACATGAATGACGCCGAAGCCCCTGCCGCCGACAAAGCACAGTCCTGATTCACATAGTTCCGTTCAAGCGCTGCCGTGAAACTGCCATCCTCACTTCAACGACTGAGCACGCTGCAACTGGCGCTGGGCGTCTCCATCGCCGTCCACGCCGTGCTGCTGACCGTCAAGTTCGTGGACCCGGAGCGCTTTGAGCGCGTGTTCCAGGACACGCCGCTGGAGGTCATCCTCGTCAACGCCCGCGCCAACGAAACGCCGGACAAGGCCCAGGCCATTGCCCAGACGGCGCTGGCCGGTGGCGGTGATGCCGACAAGGGCCGGGCGACCAGCCCCATGCCCTACTCGGCCCTTACCGCCGTGGGTGACGACTTCGAGGAAAAACAGCGCCAGATTGACGCCATGCAGCAGCAGCAGACGCAGTTGCTGACCCAGCTGCGCCAGCAGGTTGCAGCGCTGCCGCCGCTGGACCCGCGCCTGTCTTCAGATGCACAGGCCAAGGAGGCGCAGGAAGAAAAGCGCTTGCAGCTCATCAAGCTGCTGGCCGAGATTGAAAAGCGCATCAACGAAGAAAATGCTCGCCCCAAAAAACGCTACATCAGCCCCGCCACCAAGGAGGCGGTGTATGCCGTTTACTACGATGCGCTGCGGCGCAAAGTGGAAGACAAGGGCACGGAAAACTTCCCCGAAAACAAGGGCAAGAAGCTGTACGGCGAGCTGGTCATGATCCTGACCGTGAACCACGATGGCCGCGTGCTCTCCACCGAAATCGTGCAAGGCTCGGGCAACCGCATGCTGGACACCCGCGCCGAAGCCATTGCCCGCTCCGCCGG is from Comamonas fluminis and encodes:
- a CDS encoding energy transducer TonB produces the protein MKLPSSLQRLSTLQLALGVSIAVHAVLLTVKFVDPERFERVFQDTPLEVILVNARANETPDKAQAIAQTALAGGGDADKGRATSPMPYSALTAVGDDFEEKQRQIDAMQQQQTQLLTQLRQQVAALPPLDPRLSSDAQAKEAQEEKRLQLIKLLAEIEKRINEENARPKKRYISPATKEAVYAVYYDALRRKVEDKGTENFPENKGKKLYGELVMILTVNHDGRVLSTEIVQGSGNRMLDTRAEAIARSAGPYGHFGPAMRAKADQIAVVSRFRFTREQTLETDVR